A single genomic interval of Gemmatimonadales bacterium harbors:
- a CDS encoding helix-turn-helix transcriptional regulator: protein MPARRVHRGKSGWKDDPYVVVNPRCLAAAIEARGWTVQKTAKAIGNASQTLDHLVKGERDKRCRQSRREALAKVLGVSQEWLAGTGIAVPELSQLPRHLAHRLSPRAQFAVGELFRKAKAALARDIREPGVLAEMQNHGCSKEILQMHLFTWLFHLVRPNLWKSQLTTFRGDADLEGPSLTEVPGLLKDMAPDRSHREESAEVGLIQALEIALEPWFSGEAKLDYDRLRVLVGYDRASPPPGPPHPRYQGVESSPVRMIPQIALGLKT from the coding sequence ATGCCAGCACGTCGAGTTCATAGAGGGAAATCTGGGTGGAAGGACGACCCGTATGTGGTCGTCAATCCTCGCTGCCTCGCCGCAGCGATTGAGGCTCGTGGTTGGACTGTCCAAAAAACAGCGAAGGCGATTGGGAACGCCTCGCAGACCTTAGATCACCTGGTGAAGGGCGAGCGGGACAAGCGATGCCGCCAGAGTCGAAGGGAAGCGCTGGCGAAGGTGCTGGGTGTCTCGCAGGAGTGGCTCGCTGGAACGGGCATCGCTGTCCCTGAACTTTCTCAACTGCCCCGACACCTTGCGCACCGCCTGTCGCCCCGAGCCCAGTTTGCCGTAGGTGAGTTGTTCCGAAAAGCGAAGGCGGCCTTGGCCCGTGATATCCGTGAGCCAGGAGTGTTAGCTGAGATGCAGAACCACGGCTGTTCGAAGGAAATCCTACAGATGCACCTCTTTACTTGGCTCTTCCACCTCGTGCGTCCGAACCTGTGGAAGTCCCAGTTGACGACCTTTAGGGGTGATGCGGATCTGGAGGGACCGTCCCTCACCGAAGTGCCGGGGCTCCTCAAGGACATGGCACCAGATCGATCCCACCGGGAGGAGTCGGCGGAAGTTGGGCTGATCCAGGCGTTAGAGATCGCGCTGGAACCGTGGTTTAGTGGTGAAGCCAAACTGGATTATGACCGTCTCCGCGTCTTGGTGGGGTATGACCGCGCGAGCCCTCCCCCAGGCCCGCCGCACCCTCGCTATCAGGGGGTCGAGAGTAGTCCCGTCAGGATGATCCCGCAGATCGCCTTGGGATTGAAGACGTGA
- the cas1 gene encoding CRISPR-associated endonuclease Cas1 yields the protein MKTAPGGARPRDGILTLSGHGVRVSVNRGYLTIEDGLGEERYGARFSRIDQSLKRLVLIGSAGSVTLDALQWLHDVGVPLIHLKRDGTLLFVAARSGTVLPALRRNQAMARETGFAGRIAEDLIRRKVEGQLALLDRLPPNRDARPALGRVLAQLASTSTLEQVRKLEAVAAGAYWKAWRDVSIPFARGDAKRRPAYWRQFGTRVSPLTGAGARKAVNPTNAILNYLYAILEAEARIAALSVGADPMLGFIHTDQRNRDSLACDLMEPARPRVDAYVLDLFERREFRKEDFFELPDGQCRLMPPLTEELIKTGARWARLVLPEAQRVVATLLESKSNAARAKTPYRADGRRTAGNPMGGQGVSTRPRRGSRVVTREHRTLTPIQAGEAPDPRRGAEAGAKRRVAMRQIARDNKRWGAGKAPTDPDAFRAEILPKIQGVPLKVLVEATGLTKSACSRIRAGETVPHPRHWAAFASHGSGG from the coding sequence GTGAAGACCGCACCAGGTGGTGCCCGGCCTCGGGACGGCATCCTGACCCTTTCGGGCCACGGTGTCCGAGTGAGCGTCAATCGGGGGTACCTCACAATCGAAGATGGACTCGGGGAGGAGCGCTACGGGGCGCGATTCAGCCGGATTGACCAATCCCTCAAGCGGCTCGTCCTGATCGGGTCAGCGGGTTCGGTCACGCTCGACGCCCTCCAGTGGCTCCACGACGTCGGGGTGCCCCTCATTCACCTCAAGCGGGATGGGACGCTGCTCTTCGTGGCGGCGCGGTCCGGGACCGTTCTCCCAGCCCTGCGACGGAATCAGGCCATGGCAAGGGAAACCGGCTTCGCGGGTCGCATCGCCGAAGACCTCATCCGACGAAAGGTTGAGGGCCAGCTCGCCCTTCTGGACCGACTGCCCCCCAACCGTGACGCGCGCCCCGCCTTGGGGCGCGTCTTGGCTCAGTTAGCGTCTACCTCGACGTTGGAGCAGGTGCGAAAGCTGGAGGCCGTGGCGGCGGGCGCCTATTGGAAGGCATGGCGGGACGTGTCGATCCCCTTCGCCAGGGGAGATGCCAAGCGCCGCCCCGCCTACTGGCGACAGTTCGGGACGCGGGTCTCCCCACTGACCGGTGCCGGGGCCCGGAAGGCGGTCAACCCGACCAACGCCATTCTCAACTACCTCTACGCTATTCTGGAAGCCGAGGCCCGGATTGCGGCCCTGTCCGTGGGCGCGGACCCGATGCTGGGCTTCATTCACACCGACCAGCGGAACCGGGACTCCCTGGCGTGTGACCTGATGGAGCCCGCCCGTCCGCGTGTCGACGCCTATGTCCTGGATTTGTTTGAGCGGCGGGAGTTTCGGAAGGAAGACTTCTTCGAGCTGCCCGACGGGCAATGCCGACTGATGCCACCCCTAACCGAGGAATTGATCAAAACGGGAGCACGGTGGGCGCGGTTGGTCCTGCCTGAGGCGCAGCGTGTGGTCGCTACCCTCCTGGAATCGAAGAGCAATGCCGCACGGGCCAAGACCCCTTACCGTGCCGATGGGCGACGGACCGCTGGGAATCCGATGGGAGGCCAAGGCGTCTCCACGCGCCCGAGGCGAGGGAGCCGGGTGGTTACCCGGGAGCACAGAACCCTCACCCCGATCCAGGCGGGGGAGGCACCGGACCCCCGACGGGGTGCCGAGGCGGGAGCGAAGCGCCGGGTGGCGATGCGGCAGATTGCTCGGGACAACAAGCGGTGGGGTGCAGGGAAGGCCCCGACGGATCCGGATGCGTTCCGGGCTGAGATCCTACCCAAGATTCAGGGCGTACCACTCAAGGTCTTGGTGGAGGCTACCGGATTAACGAAGAGCGCGTGTTCACGGATTCGGGCAGGAGAGACGGTGCCGCACCCTAGACATTGGGCAGCGTTCGCCAGCCACGGGTCGGGAGGCTAG
- a CDS encoding site-specific integrase, translating to MTQTKRGLSPRGSITKKRNGKYNARAYIGVDPTTGREVRLKKTTLTQRAAQEWLAKILSRKDSGDHVRPGPQRLGEWLAEFSGTFLANRSTRRRFDFDRRMARHVPLELRARRLAALTSADCTRLFTQLQEQGLSPATIRHIRGDLRQAMNRAVKDGLVPRNVVSLTDPPAMVKVDYRWLTSEEMRIFLIEAARDPYGPLFTLLLYEGARPGEAYALQWPDWEETSKWLTIRRAVDSATGAGRAFKVPKTGKSRQLALSPPTQRALLTQRAAQAKVRLGLGQDTNPLRLIFPATPTWRADGTLRSGPLNHDVVTAHYHRIVARLALTLVGAQLEAPVSRGRTRKTYREAKRDYDARVLAALKETGLDRLRLYDLRHSSATLGLEAGEEMKTVSERLGHSTYKLTADTYSHVQDSMKRRSADAREALLFPTAGGKATPL from the coding sequence ATGACACAGACGAAGAGAGGCCTGTCCCCAAGGGGCAGCATCACGAAGAAGAGGAACGGCAAGTACAACGCCCGAGCCTACATCGGCGTGGACCCAACGACAGGCCGGGAGGTCCGGCTCAAGAAGACCACATTAACCCAGCGTGCAGCGCAAGAGTGGCTCGCGAAGATTCTCAGCCGTAAGGACAGCGGCGATCACGTTCGCCCCGGGCCTCAACGGCTTGGGGAATGGCTGGCCGAGTTCAGCGGGACATTCCTCGCCAATAGGAGCACACGGCGGCGGTTCGACTTCGACCGACGCATGGCCCGTCATGTCCCCCTGGAATTGCGCGCCCGACGCCTGGCTGCCCTTACCTCCGCCGATTGCACCAGGCTCTTCACGCAACTCCAGGAACAGGGGCTCAGTCCGGCCACCATCCGCCACATCCGCGGGGACCTCCGCCAGGCCATGAACCGCGCCGTGAAAGATGGGCTCGTTCCGCGGAATGTCGTCTCCCTGACAGATCCGCCGGCGATGGTGAAGGTTGATTATCGCTGGTTGACCTCCGAGGAGATGCGCATCTTCCTGATCGAGGCCGCGAGGGACCCCTACGGCCCACTCTTCACCCTCTTGTTGTACGAGGGCGCGCGCCCGGGAGAGGCGTACGCACTCCAGTGGCCGGACTGGGAGGAAACGTCCAAATGGTTGACGATCCGGAGGGCGGTGGACTCCGCGACAGGGGCCGGACGTGCGTTCAAAGTCCCCAAAACAGGGAAGTCTCGGCAGCTCGCCCTCTCACCTCCGACTCAGCGCGCACTTCTCACCCAGCGCGCCGCTCAAGCCAAGGTACGCCTCGGGCTCGGGCAAGACACCAACCCACTGCGGCTCATATTCCCCGCAACGCCAACCTGGCGCGCCGATGGCACCCTGCGGAGTGGGCCCTTGAATCATGACGTGGTAACTGCACATTACCATCGTATCGTTGCCCGGCTCGCACTCACGTTAGTGGGAGCACAGCTGGAGGCCCCAGTATCGCGCGGGCGGACGCGCAAGACCTACCGAGAGGCGAAGCGCGACTATGACGCGAGGGTCCTTGCAGCCCTGAAGGAAACGGGTTTGGACCGCCTCCGGTTGTACGACCTCCGGCATTCGTCCGCGACTCTAGGCCTGGAAGCGGGCGAGGAAATGAAGACGGTGAGCGAACGCCTCGGCCATTCGACCTACAAGCTGACGGCGGACACCTACTCTCATGTGCAGGACTCAATGAAGCGTCGGAGCGCGGACGCCCGCGAGGCGCTGCTCTTCCCCACTGCCGGGGGGAAGGCTACCCCGCTATAG
- a CDS encoding phage/plasmid primase, P4 family, with protein sequence MSTPLTLAQRFAARLVGLGRAHGWYSLHNSRSQVEGRKVEGRAITLREPPTLDHYERHLSGEYGLGIVPIRDDGTVRWGAIDIDQYVDLDITAKAEESERLGLPLVMCRTKSGGIHAYLFCAEDIPAELVRSKLQEWSVALGFPRAEIFPKQTRLASDRDVGNWINMPYFNGMEGGRYAVMPDGGALDLVAFLNVADAVELSRAQLAKLTAPVLPGSQGGSVAPAVHGERAFAGRNEELTSLAGAMRRHGTGQAAILAALREENSSRFDPPLPDVELQHIALGMTRYEPAAQKGDERSRFTDLGNARQLIVDHGPDILFVPGVGWLVWDGCRFAPDNTGGIDRLAKETVKRMLVQGATVAEDDSRKRAVNWAVTSHSVGRIKAMVELARTEAEVIAAPDDLDADPMLLNCRNGTIDLRTGCLREHDRGDLISKLAQVEFDSEATAPKWERFLERVIAPETIREFLQRAAGYSLTGLTEEQCLFLLYGLGANGKTTFLETLGYVMGDYRQAMNVSTLTSHTRSGQGPSEDIARVIGVRYITAVETGDGVAFNEVLLKQLTGGDTVTARHLYRPSFDFQARFKLWLGANHKPTIRGTDDAIWRRIHLVPFTEQIPEPERIRDLPQQLQAEASGILNWALGGLAAWRAEGLGVAEQVRAATKRYREEQDDLSAFMAARCVLDPEATVGATALYESYEDWCEQEDRLPGSQTSFGTRLSGLGFGKVRRQDGTKKAWVRLGLSLLPEAL encoded by the coding sequence ATGAGCACGCCCCTCACGCTCGCCCAGCGATTCGCTGCCCGCCTTGTGGGACTAGGACGGGCCCATGGTTGGTATTCGCTGCATAATTCACGCTCGCAGGTCGAGGGTCGAAAGGTGGAGGGCCGGGCCATAACACTTCGGGAGCCGCCAACACTGGATCATTATGAACGCCATCTCTCCGGGGAGTACGGCCTGGGGATTGTCCCGATTCGCGACGACGGCACGGTGCGGTGGGGCGCCATCGACATCGATCAATACGTGGACCTCGACATCACCGCCAAGGCCGAAGAGTCCGAGCGCCTTGGCCTGCCGCTCGTCATGTGCCGCACCAAAAGCGGTGGGATCCATGCCTATCTGTTTTGTGCCGAGGACATCCCCGCCGAGCTCGTGCGCAGCAAGCTGCAGGAATGGAGCGTGGCGCTCGGCTTCCCGCGCGCCGAGATCTTCCCCAAGCAGACGCGGCTGGCCTCCGACCGGGACGTGGGCAACTGGATCAACATGCCGTACTTCAATGGCATGGAGGGCGGGCGCTATGCGGTGATGCCGGACGGGGGAGCGCTAGATCTTGTGGCATTCCTCAATGTGGCAGATGCCGTAGAGCTTTCCCGAGCGCAGCTGGCCAAGCTCACCGCGCCGGTTCTGCCCGGATCACAGGGGGGCTCAGTGGCCCCCGCTGTGCATGGTGAGCGTGCCTTCGCAGGGCGGAACGAGGAGTTGACCAGCCTTGCCGGCGCGATGCGGCGCCACGGAACGGGTCAGGCGGCAATCCTAGCAGCGTTGCGTGAGGAGAACTCATCGCGCTTCGATCCCCCATTGCCGGATGTCGAACTGCAGCACATCGCGCTGGGCATGACCCGGTATGAACCGGCGGCCCAAAAGGGTGACGAGCGTTCCCGCTTCACAGACCTAGGGAATGCACGCCAATTGATCGTCGATCACGGGCCAGACATTCTCTTCGTGCCGGGAGTTGGATGGCTGGTGTGGGATGGGTGCCGCTTTGCCCCCGACAACACAGGCGGCATCGACCGTCTAGCCAAGGAAACGGTCAAGAGAATGTTGGTGCAGGGCGCCACGGTGGCAGAGGACGATTCTCGGAAGCGAGCCGTGAACTGGGCGGTGACGAGCCACAGTGTCGGGCGCATCAAAGCAATGGTAGAGCTGGCGAGAACGGAGGCGGAGGTCATTGCCGCGCCAGACGATCTTGACGCGGATCCAATGCTTTTGAACTGCCGGAACGGGACGATCGATCTCCGGACCGGCTGCCTCAGGGAGCATGATCGTGGCGACCTAATCAGCAAACTCGCTCAGGTGGAGTTCGACTCGGAGGCGACCGCCCCAAAATGGGAAAGATTCCTTGAACGCGTGATAGCGCCTGAAACAATTCGCGAGTTTCTTCAGCGCGCTGCTGGATACTCCCTGACAGGACTCACCGAAGAGCAATGCTTATTTCTGCTGTATGGCCTCGGGGCGAATGGCAAGACAACATTTCTAGAAACGCTTGGCTACGTCATGGGTGATTACAGACAAGCCATGAATGTCTCAACGTTGACTTCTCATACCCGATCCGGACAGGGGCCTTCGGAGGACATCGCCCGCGTCATCGGTGTGCGATACATCACGGCAGTTGAAACAGGCGATGGCGTGGCCTTCAACGAGGTGCTTCTAAAGCAACTGACCGGCGGGGACACTGTGACCGCGCGCCATTTGTATCGTCCAAGCTTCGACTTCCAGGCCCGATTCAAGCTCTGGCTCGGAGCAAATCACAAACCAACAATTCGAGGGACTGATGACGCCATTTGGCGGCGAATTCACCTCGTGCCGTTCACCGAGCAAATCCCGGAGCCTGAACGCATACGGGACCTTCCCCAGCAACTGCAAGCCGAGGCCTCGGGAATCCTGAACTGGGCGCTGGGCGGACTCGCCGCATGGCGGGCTGAAGGACTGGGGGTGGCCGAGCAGGTCCGTGCGGCGACAAAGCGATACCGCGAGGAGCAAGATGACTTGTCTGCGTTCATGGCGGCACGGTGCGTTCTAGACCCAGAAGCGACGGTGGGGGCGACGGCATTGTACGAGAGTTACGAAGACTGGTGTGAACAAGAAGATCGCCTTCCTGGTTCTCAGACTTCATTCGGGACTCGCCTCAGTGGGCTGGGATTCGGCAAGGTCCGGCGGCAGGATGGGACTAAGAAGGCGTGGGTCCGACTTGGCCTGTCACTGTTGCCCGAAGCGCTCTGA
- a CDS encoding FtsX-like permease family protein, whose product MHRDPTPVVIVNEAFVRMHMGEVDPIGSTLRMRVDDDSLSELRIVGVVGDVVQTRAQEGMLPAVYVPYTQAEWPVAEVIVRSASDFATLAPALRQAAARFSPYVPPRSLRSMRSRISDVRTEPRFQMLLLMSFASVAMLLAAVGLYGSLAHSVGRRTREMGIRMALGAQRGRIFELVLRQGLAITAMGLAIGVTAALLMARFIRAFLFGVEPLDVTSFAGALAVLGLAATLAILVPARRATGVDVVRSLKAE is encoded by the coding sequence ATGCATCGGGATCCGACCCCGGTGGTGATCGTCAACGAAGCATTCGTGCGGATGCACATGGGTGAGGTCGACCCGATCGGCAGCACCCTTCGGATGCGGGTGGACGACGATTCCCTCTCGGAGCTGCGCATCGTCGGCGTGGTCGGCGACGTGGTGCAGACACGGGCGCAGGAGGGAATGCTCCCTGCCGTCTACGTGCCGTACACGCAGGCGGAGTGGCCGGTCGCCGAGGTCATCGTGCGGAGCGCGTCGGACTTCGCCACGCTGGCGCCCGCGCTCCGCCAGGCCGCGGCGCGATTCAGCCCCTACGTGCCGCCGAGAAGCCTGCGGTCCATGCGGTCGCGCATCAGCGACGTGCGCACCGAGCCGCGCTTCCAGATGCTGTTGTTGATGAGTTTCGCCTCGGTGGCCATGCTGCTGGCGGCGGTGGGCCTCTACGGCTCGCTCGCCCATTCGGTGGGCCGGCGCACGCGGGAGATGGGCATCCGGATGGCGCTCGGCGCACAGCGGGGTAGGATCTTCGAACTTGTCCTGCGGCAGGGGCTGGCGATCACGGCCATGGGCCTCGCCATCGGTGTGACCGCGGCGCTGCTGATGGCCCGCTTCATACGAGCGTTCCTGTTCGGCGTGGAGCCGCTCGATGTCACGAGCTTCGCGGGGGCGCTGGCGGTGCTCGGACTCGCCGCCACGCTCGCGATTCTCGTCCCGGCGCGGCGCGCCACCGGGGTGGATGTGGTGCGGAGCCTCAAGGCGGAGTAA
- a CDS encoding ABC transporter permease gives MIDERLPLLAHALFGLFGGDDADTLRGDLVEHYHRMRTTRGAVAARRALLADTIRSLFAWWQPSAIRRRRRVRSATRNPEPSSPMFRDLLSDTRASLRALARRPAFTAIVVVTLGLGIGATTTIYSVVDAVVVRALPYRHAEELLAVGNIFPGREWSDEGADLQHLAGVSLKNFEDWRARARMFSDLAAVEMTGALLPDQGNGPELVPMGMVTEGFFSLFQVPPVQGRTFLPEDYAGSNGNVVIVSHSAWLTRFGGDPSVIGKPLSTLGKSSTIVGVLPADFVQPEMLGQAPIEFWAPIDATHPRYESRGRRSLNVFGRLAQGATLAAARAELDGIQAQLAVEYPDGNVYPDGTHIGAGANSLHADTVGSSRQALVLFFAAAALLLLIAGLNAANLLLVRGLDRQSEMSIRGALGAGRAPLARALLIESVLLSLGGGVLGIALAVVGVQAFRQFAPHTLPRLAEVAVNLRIIAICTAVSLGAGLLVGMVIPAVRLTGRDLLTTIRSHMGSTTTPAGTRLRSALVVTQLAVAVVLVVGAGLLFNSFLRVTMVDPGFHPEGLSSFAMPLKRRGHRRTSPSRWRGMASCGSGGGAGPERRRCRVGACPSSHPMGPRVLLPGESADHRREGVAGYVITPNFFDVAAIPIRRGRAFTTADASGSDPGGDRQRSIRADAHG, from the coding sequence ATGATCGATGAACGCCTGCCCCTGCTGGCACACGCGCTCTTCGGACTCTTCGGCGGCGACGACGCCGACACGCTGCGCGGCGACCTGGTCGAGCACTACCATCGCATGCGGACCACGCGCGGGGCCGTGGCCGCCAGACGAGCGCTCCTCGCCGACACCATCCGCTCCCTCTTCGCCTGGTGGCAACCCTCCGCGATCCGGCGCCGCCGTCGGGTCCGGTCGGCCACCCGCAACCCCGAACCGAGTTCGCCCATGTTCAGAGATCTCCTCTCGGATACCCGCGCGTCGCTTCGCGCGCTGGCCCGGCGACCGGCCTTTACTGCGATCGTCGTCGTCACCCTCGGTCTCGGCATCGGGGCCACGACAACCATCTACAGTGTGGTGGATGCGGTGGTCGTCCGCGCCCTGCCCTACCGCCATGCGGAAGAGCTGCTGGCGGTCGGGAACATCTTTCCTGGGCGGGAATGGTCGGACGAAGGCGCCGACCTGCAACACCTCGCTGGCGTGTCCCTCAAGAACTTTGAGGATTGGCGTGCGCGTGCCCGGATGTTTTCGGATCTCGCCGCCGTCGAAATGACCGGCGCGCTGCTCCCCGACCAGGGGAACGGCCCGGAGCTGGTGCCCATGGGAATGGTGACGGAGGGATTCTTCAGCCTCTTTCAGGTGCCGCCGGTCCAGGGCCGGACCTTCCTTCCGGAGGATTACGCCGGCTCAAACGGGAATGTCGTCATCGTGAGCCACTCCGCGTGGCTGACCAGGTTTGGCGGTGACCCATCGGTCATTGGCAAACCACTATCGACGCTGGGCAAGTCATCCACAATCGTGGGTGTCCTGCCAGCCGACTTTGTGCAACCGGAAATGCTCGGGCAGGCACCAATCGAGTTCTGGGCTCCGATCGACGCGACACACCCCCGCTACGAATCCCGGGGCAGGCGGTCACTCAACGTATTCGGACGCCTGGCGCAGGGGGCCACGCTGGCGGCCGCGCGCGCGGAGCTGGACGGCATCCAGGCGCAGCTCGCCGTCGAGTACCCCGATGGCAACGTGTATCCGGACGGGACCCATATCGGTGCGGGTGCCAACTCCCTGCACGCCGACACGGTGGGCTCGTCACGCCAGGCGCTGGTGCTCTTCTTTGCGGCGGCCGCCCTGCTGCTCCTGATCGCGGGTCTGAACGCCGCCAACCTCCTCCTGGTTCGCGGGCTCGACCGCCAGAGCGAGATGAGCATCCGGGGTGCGTTGGGCGCAGGCAGGGCACCGCTGGCGCGTGCCCTGTTGATTGAAAGCGTGCTCCTTTCACTTGGGGGCGGTGTGCTGGGAATCGCCCTGGCGGTGGTTGGCGTTCAGGCCTTTCGGCAGTTCGCACCCCACACCCTGCCCCGCCTCGCGGAAGTCGCCGTCAACCTCCGCATCATCGCCATTTGCACCGCGGTGTCGCTCGGCGCAGGCCTCCTGGTGGGGATGGTGATCCCAGCCGTCAGGCTCACCGGCCGCGACCTGCTGACCACGATCCGCTCCCACATGGGGAGCACCACAACCCCGGCGGGAACCCGGCTCCGGTCCGCGCTCGTCGTCACCCAACTCGCCGTTGCCGTTGTGCTGGTCGTCGGCGCAGGACTCCTCTTCAATTCATTCCTCCGCGTGACGATGGTGGACCCGGGGTTCCATCCCGAAGGCCTGTCCAGCTTCGCCATGCCGCTCAAGCGCCGGGGGCACCGGAGAACGAGTCCGTCGCGATGGCGTGGGATGGCATCGTGCGGGAGTGGAGGCGGTGCCGGGCCTGAACGGCGTCGCTGCCGCGTCGGTGCCTGCCCTTCGAGTCACCCAATGGGCCCCCGGGTCCTTCTGCCGGGCGAGTCCGCCGATCATCGCCGGGAGGGCGTGGCGGGGTATGTGATCACGCCCAACTTCTTCGACGTCGCCGCCATCCCGATTCGTCGCGGGCGCGCGTTCACGACCGCGGATGCATCGGGATCCGACCCCGGTGGTGATCGTCAACGAAGCATTCGTGCGGATGCACATGGGTGA
- a CDS encoding helix-turn-helix transcriptional regulator, which yields MSKSLGEFEQLLLFALLQLPEAEAYGVPIRDLVERRTGRTLSAGAVYTALDRLQEKGLVSSHESDPTPERGGRRKRLYRLEPAGARALARAVETFQAMSHGLLPRLESVVAGHGHPGGRRA from the coding sequence ATGTCAAAATCCCTGGGTGAATTCGAGCAACTCCTGCTCTTTGCCCTCCTGCAGCTCCCGGAAGCCGAGGCCTACGGCGTGCCGATCCGGGACTTGGTGGAGCGCCGCACCGGTCGGACGCTGTCCGCCGGGGCGGTGTACACCGCTCTCGACCGGCTCCAAGAGAAGGGGCTCGTCTCCAGCCATGAGAGCGACCCCACGCCGGAGCGCGGGGGCCGTCGGAAGCGCCTCTACCGACTCGAGCCCGCCGGCGCGCGTGCCCTGGCGCGCGCGGTCGAGACCTTTCAGGCGATGTCGCACGGGCTGCTTCCGCGCCTCGAGTCGGTGGTCGCCGGCCATGGGCATCCGGGAGGGCGCCGCGCATGA
- a CDS encoding DoxX family protein has protein sequence MPPAADRARLLLRATLGLFLTIHGVYRIYDGGVNGFGGFLGSEHVPFGVAVAWLITIVEVVGGPALIFGFLVQPLCAWFALELFAGIVLVHAQDGWFVVGGGRNGMEYSVLLIVALIATALLDLAVQESKRPTA, from the coding sequence ATGCCCCCAGCCGCCGACCGCGCGCGACTCCTGCTGCGCGCCACCCTTGGTCTCTTCCTCACCATCCACGGCGTGTACCGGATCTACGACGGTGGCGTGAACGGCTTCGGCGGTTTTCTCGGTTCCGAGCACGTCCCCTTCGGGGTCGCGGTGGCCTGGCTCATCACCATTGTCGAGGTGGTCGGAGGGCCGGCCCTCATCTTTGGCTTCCTGGTCCAACCGCTCTGTGCCTGGTTCGCGCTCGAACTGTTTGCCGGGATCGTCCTGGTGCATGCGCAGGACGGCTGGTTCGTGGTGGGCGGAGGGCGCAATGGCATGGAGTACTCGGTGCTGCTGATCGTCGCACTGATCGCGACGGCCCTGCTCGACCTGGCCGTTCAGGAATCGAAAAGGCCCACCGCCTGA
- a CDS encoding prepilin-type N-terminal cleavage/methylation domain-containing protein, whose amino-acid sequence MSRHSLSRRGFTLIEMLVVFVVLGILSSIAILKYIDLRNSAHAARVAADFNAIKVAVYTYYVDDYKWPAEVGPGIVPPELVPVMNSGTTFIKDVYTLDYDYFPIAGSGPGSYIVGVTVTTSDPKLMTKLEQLLGKTMPFLASGGSLTYIIVGSDGAS is encoded by the coding sequence ATGAGTCGGCACTCGCTGTCCCGCCGCGGCTTCACCCTGATCGAGATGCTCGTGGTCTTCGTCGTACTTGGCATTCTGTCGTCGATTGCCATCCTCAAGTACATCGACCTGCGGAACAGCGCCCATGCCGCCCGGGTGGCCGCCGACTTCAACGCCATCAAGGTCGCGGTCTACACCTATTACGTGGACGACTACAAGTGGCCGGCCGAGGTGGGGCCCGGCATCGTGCCGCCTGAACTGGTCCCGGTCATGAACAGCGGGACCACGTTCATCAAAGACGTGTACACCCTGGACTACGACTACTTCCCGATCGCGGGATCCGGCCCGGGGAGCTACATCGTGGGGGTCACGGTCACGACGTCCGACCCGAAGCTGATGACGAAGCTGGAGCAACTCCTCGGGAAGACGATGCCGTTCCTGGCCTCCGGCGGCTCGCTGACCTACATCATCGTGGGCTCCGACGGGGCGTCGTAG
- a CDS encoding response regulator produces the protein MATILIVEDSPDNMKLFRTLLTLHGHDVLGQVSGDGLIQQIRDARPDLVLMDIQLPERDGFELLQDIRREVPGPLPVIALTAHAMAGDRERAIGAGFDGYITKPIDIRAFPGQVADALVQAPRRP, from the coding sequence GTGGCCACGATCTTGATCGTCGAAGACAGTCCAGACAACATGAAGCTGTTCCGGACCCTGCTGACGCTGCATGGCCACGACGTGCTTGGGCAGGTCAGCGGCGACGGGTTGATTCAGCAGATACGCGACGCCCGCCCCGATCTGGTGCTGATGGATATTCAGCTGCCGGAGCGGGACGGATTCGAGTTGCTGCAGGATATCCGCCGGGAGGTGCCCGGTCCCTTGCCCGTCATCGCCCTGACGGCGCACGCCATGGCAGGCGACCGGGAGCGGGCGATCGGTGCCGGGTTCGACGGCTACATTACCAAGCCGATCGATATCAGGGCGTTCCCCGGGCAGGTCGCAGACGCCCTCGTGCAGGCGCCTCGCCGCCCCTGA